The genomic DNA GGTGGTGACAAGATAGAAAATTTATAaagagttttttaaaaaataaaaataatttatttaagtgACGCGAggtggggtggggtagggtaAGTTTGCTTGTGGTGAGGTTGGAGTAAGCGGGGGGTGAGGGGACCTTTTTCCTtgctttcattaagaaaataatttttctattaaacggGTTGAAGTAGAGATTAATTGGGTTCATTTGAACCCAAATTGAAAATGGGTTGCGAGTTAATGGGTTGAGATTTACCCAATAGTAAATTATCTTGAACCCAACCCATTAAGTTATGGACGAGTTGGACGGGTCAACTCAATTTGGGTTCATTTTGACACCCTAGTGGCTATGTACATGGGGAACTCTTTGACTACTTGCCAAGAAATTTAACTAAGGATCATGTTTCTACTTGTAATTAGCACTGAAATTTATACATACATTTTGAGATTAGTCATCAATGACCAAAAAGCGATGAGTTCCTAGAAGACGATTTTTTCAATATTCTCGTTGGATAgctcaaaataaatatacaactGCAATAGATTTTGAGTAGCCACTTTTGCCTCGCATACAACCTTCGTAGAAGGTGCTTTAAGGATAGTAGTATATATTAAAATAGAAATGAGCTATGCACAAACAGTCAAACACAGGCACATATATACAGTGGCGGAGCTACCGATTTTGGGACGGGTGATTCAATACTATGGAAGAGTAAAGTTAGAGGCTTACTAATGCTAAAAACCATATTGTACCATTTCtacacaaatatacaaatcaAAGATGGCAACACCATATTTTAAGTTGCAGAACAATGTAGATCAATGGCCTGCATCTTAAACCATTTCTACTTGAGCACGAACAGCTACATCCTTATTGCGCAAAGGTGAAGCCCCTTCTTCCCCTGGAAAATGTAAACTCTGCTCTGTATGACTAGAATTGCTTGGACTTGGTGGTCCATTCGTTCGTGGAGAAGGTAGCATTGACAAGCTACCACGAGGACTCTGTGAAAAATATATGTCTCGAGCTGAATCCTTCGTTGCATCTCTAAGTTCACTCTTCTTGAAAGTATGGCTACTGTAGTCTTTTCCATCGAACTTACTCGCCAAGATTCTGGTTCTTTCAGGGAACGAAAGATTAGGCCGTCTTATGATGTGCCAATGCTCATGAATGAATTTTGTAAGAAAGATGAGGAGAGCAAAAACTGCAGCAACTACAGCGATGACAAAGAGTCCCCAGAAGCTATCTAGGCCAAGACTATTGGAGGAGAGCGACCTACTTGAATCTGAACAAGTAGATTCCCCAAACCATGCTCTCTCTATTTGTCCCATCTTTTCACCTTCTGTCACATTCAAGACTGCTCTTGAAACATCAGGTACTAGAGGAGATCCTATTGGGAAGGCCTGGATGAAAATCACGACAAATGGTGAATATAGTTCATAATCAGGGGTGACTCGGTAAGAAAGGTGGCCTAAAACAAACTTAATAGGTTCAACTGAATCCAGCATTTTCAACGTCGTACATAGGTTATACATGTGAAAAAACACTAAATTCTTAACATATATTAAATCTGAACTCATGACTTCAGAAGTGTAATGTAGTACTGTAGTACGAACCTAAAGGGAGAACTAATCACATTTAAATCCTAGGTCCACCTTTGAAAACAGGtcaatatacccagtgtaatcccacaagtggcaTCTGAGGGGGTAGGTTGTACACAAACCTTACCCTTGACTCAAGAGAAGTGTaataaaagcaagatagacaAGAAAATAACGACAACAAAATAGCAAGATAAACAGAACAAACGAAGTAACAGTAAAGGTGAAGAATAGGATACTATGCAAATACTAGGTGCAAGACTACTAAATAAGGGGACATGAGATGAGCAGACTAGCTCCCTGTCTCTTTCTCATAAAAGTAATCCAACACATGGCTACCACtatccttctaccctaattctcggcctccaaaccttcctatccagggtcatatTCTTGTAAGCTAAAGATGTGTCATTTTTGTTTAATCACCTCCTCCCAGCTCGTCTTAGACCTGCCTCTATCTCTCCTAATACCTGCTATAGCCAAACTCTCACACTTCCTAATTAGTGCCTGCACACACCTTTTCACATGCCCGAACCACCTCAATCTCATTTTCCTCATCTTATTCGTCACGAAGGCTGCAACCACCTTGTCCTGTATAACTATCTTCGAAAACAGGTTTTTGTCATAATATCTgttcgtttttttttttcctgaacCAGTTTGTTCTTAATCAGTAAATTTACCCAGTGCTCCCTATGATGGCAAGCAAATTGCAAGTGTCAAAACACCCATTTCAACCAGGGAACAACCTAAAGGTAGAACCAATAATCTTTTGTTGGCATGAGCGTGATCTGATGTCTTACAGGTTACTTTAAAATCTGTCCCGACAAAAGATGAATAGGTCCAAACACTATTGTTGGAAGTGTGAGAAAAGGCAAAGATATGATTTAGAGTCTGTGGGTCTAGAATAAGTGTGATCTTATCagatatacttttttttttttggggaatTATTTTCGTATATAAATAGTTCGAGCTGCAAACTGCAATGAGCTcagttaattgaacccttacaaATCACCTTAGATTTACCTCAGCATGTGATTCTTGaactgaaaaaggaaaagaatatggAGAAAAAGAAGAGTTACTTACAAAGCCAAAGCCATCAGTCTTGTACGTAGGTCCAACCGTGGTAAATTTCGAGCAATAATTTGCAAGGAAAAGCTTCACATAAGGAATCTCATCAAAAACAGCACCAATACCGCCATTTGCACTGCCTTTAGAGAGTAAATCAACACATTCTTCTGGAGTATTATATTCCTTAAGCCTGTCCTCATCAAAGTTCATCTTTCTTAAAATTCCTAATACAAAAGAACCCGATTGGTAGCCCACATATTCCTTGTTATTCAGAAGTTCTTTTACATCTGTAATCGTTGGCTGGAGTTTTTGAACTGTTAACATTGACGTAAGACTTGCTGTATAACTTTGCGTCAATATTAGTACAACTAGGAACCATATAATCAGCACAAACCTAGCCAAATTGCTTACTATCCTCTCCTCTGCCAGTGTCAATAAACAAATCGAAGAAAATTTAGATTAGAAGTTTAAAGCATATGCTATATGTAAGAACAAAAGGTTAATTCAGAttaatagtgtgtgtgtgtatatgtctATAGTAATTAGACATTCTCAGATTTTCCAAAATGTATATACTCCATCTATTTGGGTACAAAGTTTAAGATGAAAATAATTTTCGATGTGAAACACAATGCCAAAGGCCCGATCTTTGAATAGGAAAAAAAGTGGACATGTAGGATCCCAAATGAATTGGCTTAATCGAAAAAGTTTAAAGAATAAAGACCGGCTTTTGCGTCATATGCCATACCAAAAGTAACCACTTTTGGCGTTTTAAACATACCATGACATTTCTTATGGCTACAAGAGAATTATCATTAAAGGTAAAATGAGATATTTATGGTTAAAGAAGCTCCATCTATAAAAATGTGACATTCTTTTAGATACGGACTAAAAATAAGAGGATCAAAGAAATTGGATCAAAGAAAATACTTATTTGAGAGGAGGAATAAGATATTACTCTGTGCAAAGACCATAGTTGAGAAGGAGAACCAAAATATCATGCCAACTTGTTGCGAAGGAGGTCCTCTGAAGTCTTCATTTACTCGATGTTCGAGTAACCAAATAACAAAGCCAATGAAAACAAAAGAACAGAAGCTTGTTAACCAGAGCTCCCAAGTCAACGGCTTCAAAAATACCCATGCATTATCTCTATTATTGTCTTTGATTGGCACCATCATTGTGACTCCAGAATCTGTAAATGGTAATGTGAAGTCGATGAATTGCGACCTATTTGATACAATTGTAGTGTCCCCTACAACAACATCAAATTTCTGTTCATTGGTTAGTTCTTGTAGCATGTAAGAATCATGGAAGTATAAATGTACAAAATTTGTACTTCCCTTTTAACTTTTGTCCAATTTATATTAGTTCAGTTTGTCGACATTTTCCCTTTAAAGGTCTGCAGGAGTGCAACTAGCTAGTATAACTTTTTACATTATCAAGACGCCAAAATCGTAATGACCTTAAAGAAAGGCAAGTTACCTGTTACAACATGTTAAAAGACTATTAATCGTAAATCCCTTCGCACTGTCAGTATATATAACTTAAAGGCAGAATTACTAAGGACCACTTcctttcactactaaaaaatataattagccACGGGCATATTTCATAGCTAAACAACAAAGTCTGTCACAAATCGTATTTAGGATGGATTATCAAAAACTCCTACTACTACGAACAGTTTAGCGATGAAGTTCATAGCtactttcagtttttttttaatcGTGTTCCTGTCTTAAGTATAAAAGATAAAGTGCAAACTCTTTAAAATTGATATTAGAGTAACAAACAAACTTAAAACTTatgaacataaaaatacaaaaggaaaaaagaacctAGTATATATTGCTAATTAAGAGAAACATGTAGGTAGAGAAATTTACCCCAAGAAATACTTGATAAACCAAAGCATTATAATCTCCAGCACTCTTTCCATCAGGAGCAGCAAATGGAACATATTCATAAGGGACATAATACGGTAATGCTTCCATCACTGCATCAAAAACATCAATACAATATCCCGTAACTGTTGTTTTGTTAGTACTAAAGTCTCTCGTAACTTTCACAAATTCGGTGAAACCATCCTTCACTGGAACTCCGATTTTCAGTTTCTTCCCATTTGTCGGTATCACCCAACCTCTAGGAACAGAAGTAGTGTCACCAGGCCATATTATCGATCCAAAATTCTCCTTAGAGATGGAATATCCACTTCTCGAATTCAGTTTTTTAGCGATTCCATTTTCTTTTGTCCAAAAACCAATTTCTTTAATACCATTACCAACAACATTAATCATCTGATAAGGTGGAGACTGCAGTTGTCCATCGACAATTTGAAAGTCTCCGCCAAGGCCAGTGAAAGTAGTGTTTAACACAGCTTGAAGAAGCTTTGGACCATCCCTGGAAACTCCAAAAGCTTCAAGATCTGTTGCATTTCCTGAAAATTTTAGAGGtctcaaaatcaacttatttcaGTAACCTGCAGCTTAAGTTgctcggattctccaaaaatgttgtTTGCAGACAATTAAACTCgtataaaattgaacaaataaaTACATGTGTCCTATGTGGCATCCTACGTGGCTAATTTGTATCCTACATGGCATCCTACGTGTATTATACAACATATATGTGTATGGCTACTTGtttaattttat from Capsicum annuum cultivar UCD-10X-F1 unplaced genomic scaffold, UCD10Xv1.1 ctg6057, whole genome shotgun sequence includes the following:
- the LOC107853083 gene encoding glutamate receptor 2.8, with the translated sequence YCNAALDLLKNVEVEAIIGPISSMQADFLINLGKKSQVPIISFSATSPSLSSYRNPYFIRATQNDSSQVKPITSIIQSFGWRQVVLVYVDNQFGEGIIPYLADELEKINVHIPYRSVIPESATDDEIKYELTKLMIMQSRVFIVHMTSTLGSRLFATAKENGMMSEGYVWIVTDAMANGLNSMDSSVIESMEGVIGVKPYVLRDKRVDDFTSRWKMKFRKENPTMVNVELDVYGLWAYDSATALAMAVEKSRISGAPFRKPNVSGNATDLEAFGVSRDGPKLLQAVLNTTFTGLGGDFQIVDGQLQSPPYQMINVVGNGIKEIGFWTKENGIAKKLNSRSGYSISKENFGSIIWPGDTTSVPRGWVIPTNGKKLKIGVPVKDGFTEFVKVTRDFSTNKTTVTGYCIDVFDAVMEALPYYVPYEYVPFAAPDGKSAGDYNALVYQVFLGKFDVVVGDTTIVSNRSQFIDFTLPFTDSGVTMMVPIKDNNRDNAWVFLKPLTWELWLTSFCSFVFIGFVIWLLEHRVNEDFRGPPSQQVGMIFWFSFSTMVFAQKERIVSNLARFVLIIWFLVVLILTQSYTASLTSMLTVQKLQPTITDVKELLNNKEYVGYQSGSFVLGILRKMNFDEDRLKEYNTPEECVDLLSKGSANGGIGAVFDEIPYVKLFLANYCSKFTTVGPTYKTDGFGFAFPIGSPLVPDVSRAVLNVTEGEKMGQIERAWFGESTCSDSSRSLSSNSLGLDSFWGLFVIAVVAAVFALLIFLTKFIHEHWHIIRRPNLSFPERTRILASKFDGKDYSSHTFKKSELRDATKDSARDIYFSQSPRGSLSMLPSPRTNGPPSPSNSSHTEQSLHFPGEEGASPLRNKDVAVRAQVEMV